The Cyprinus carpio isolate SPL01 chromosome B8, ASM1834038v1, whole genome shotgun sequence genome segment gttttcCAAATTTATGTGCAACTTTTCATTTCTTAAACAACCAGGTATTTTGCCAGGTAGTGTATATTGCTGAATTGTCcaaatagggggaaaaaaaaatttggataGTGATAAAATATAAGAAAGTAAGCTTAATCAATCCTATAATTACTGTTAATATAATTACAGAAATATGACATAATCATAATGTACACCTACACTACCACTCAGATGTTTGCTGTCAATATTTTAtctatgaattttattttatttatttcaacaatgatgcattaaattgatcaagtatAGGTGAAGACacttataatcttacaaaagatttctattttcttaaaaaaaagctGTCCTTTTAAACTTTcgattcatcaaaaaaatcctgaaaaaaattattgttttccacaaaaatatgaagcagcacaactgttttttttttaacattgataataacaagaaatgtttcttgagcatgaaatacgcatattataatgatttctgaaggatcatgtgacactgacgactggagtaatgatgctgaaaattcagctttgatcacatgaataaatgtaaaataaataaataaattgacaagTTCTTtcagattttaataatatttcacaatattgctattttactATAATTTCGATCAAAAAAATGTTGGTGAGTATAAGACACTTCCTTCAAAAGATCACCAAGCCCAAACGTTTAAACAGAATGGTAACAGATAACCTTATTAATGTAAAGTACTAAAAGGTGACCCAAACCTCTGATGCCACCCAACAAACAACAGTGAGACATCCAGCTCACATAGCAGTATGACATATGTCTTCCTGTCGACAGGGTCAGATTCTAACAAGCCCACATCTGGCCCAAAACAAGCAAACGGTGCTACTCATTTCTTCCACATTGTGTTATGTAGGGACAAGAGGTCAGGAGAGAAAGCGGGAGTCGCATTACACAAGCCGCAAGAAATGCTCATCCAATTACtactgcttgttttgttttgttttgttttgtatggcAAAAGTATGACATAGTCTCTGAATCTCGCACTGTAAATAAGGAACTGAATATGTGTTTGTGCAATTAAGATAGGCATCGAAAGATATACAAAACAGGAAAATGACTTGATCAAAGAGGTATAGAGAATAAAGATGAGCAATGCAGGCAGTCTgctcactgtatgtgtgtgtttaagagagaTGGAGGAAACAGACAGCAAGATTATTCAAGGTGAGCACTATCACGAAAAACATCTCAAATACAAAGTTTACATGACAACAGCTGAAATGAGGTAAACCTCCAAAAATACTTAAGCTCTTCTCctttagtgaaataaaaaaaacaacaagagcaCCTTTatagggttattacagttaactaaagcTATAACCATGAAAAAGATTTTATTACttgaaacaaactaaaacaagttagtttgtgtatatataaatatgtaatttgttattaatattttatatttttattatatttacttttattataatttattattaaatatataatttattttattttaatatatcttatttatttatttcctgcgAAAGCaatgtttgtaattttcatttagttttaggctgcttgatgtaaataattaaagctgaaataaacctTATAAACAAttcaaacatttatataaaaaaaagctgatgaaattttaactaaataaatacatttaaattaattcaaatttaataaaaacagtaaactaataaaaatacaatagaaaatattaatatatataaatatgataaatatgaaaataaaagcaaattcaaatcaTTAACAGAAACTATAATAATGTCTGAATGATACTATATAAAGGTCCTTAAAAATAAGGTTTTCctgaagcaaaacaaaataaaagaactttTTGGGAAAATGTGACCTGTTTTGCGAGATTTGCTAATAAAACTGGGGCAGcattctaatattttaatatttcactgtttgcAACTTTATAAACGTAAATAACCAGatgatttgttcattttcaaataatttctccattcaaaaatgaataatctggctatatatacacttaaaataaaggttctttatttgcatcaatggttccacaaagaacatttaccatccatggaactttttcattccacaaaagggtCTTTCCAGtagaaaagggttctttagaattttttttttttttacactaagaaaaaaatgttcttttaataactgttcactgaaaggttctttggggaaccaaaactggttcttctatggcatagCTGTGAAACCCCCCTTTTgaaatgtatactgtagaataaaaaaataaataaagttatgaaCTTTACAATCACATCACAgacaaatacaacaaatattattGTATAGATTAATAGTATTGAAACATAACTGTACCTTTAATACATTGCCTTTATCTATTTAATATAACTTATTTATAGTTGATGTGAAgcgtatttatatttaatatgttcaTAAAACAAGTGCAGTGGATGCTATTGCCACTCAGCAGACACAGACTAAGTTGTTAAGTGTGTTAACTGTAGAGTATTTCAGGTCTTATGGTGGTGGGAGGTCATGCCGGTAGACAATACTACCGTTTGTCACTCTCAGCTTTTGTGTTATTCCAAGCAAACTCCCCGCTCTCCTGGGGCCAGTGTGTCCTCTTTCCACGTCCAGTTCTCTACCTCAACATGCCTCCCCCTTAAccacatctctctctgtctgtgtctctccttCTCTCCCCTCTGCCCAGGACTGTGGGGTCACACAGAAGCACAGGggcacaacaaacaaacagccaTGCAACAACGTGTGGGTCAGGAGAAGGAGCCGGGACCAAATATGTTGAAGTCATTAGCTCCACGGAGAGGGGGCCACCCACTCTGACCCCAGCTGACTAAGGATTCTCCTCTTGCTTATGAACACATACCCCGGTGCCCTGGACCTCAGGGCTTACCCCAGCTTGACATCCAGGGATGATAGGAGACTAATAATGTATCTTTTTACACAATAAATCTCACTAAATTCTCAACTGACTGAGAATGAGGGGCAGAGCGGCTCAGTGCAGCAGTAATAAAAAGCTCAGTGTAAACTACTGCACATGCATTTGTTGTATTTCAAATGCAGCAACATTATCTAAGTTTTAGGATAAACTCAAATATTCATCTTCTAAgatatgcaaaatgaaaataaaaataacaaggaATTACAAATCCAAAATTCAAgagattgattattttttatatacagtacatatatattacaaaatcagAATTCAATAAAACCTTGACATCAATACTCTAcattataaacaaatttaaaacaatattacacactataaatattaatcatagatagatagatagatagatagatagatagatagatagatagatagatagatagatagatagatagatagatagatagatgtgcaaaataataaaaaaaaacacaatcaaaattacaattaaactatgaaataagtacaaaaaatgaAACTACTTAAAACTAAAGTACTGAAATGCGTACATTATAGTCTAACTTGAAACAATATTacactataaatatttatatattcttttttaattagtCTATAATATACTACAAAATATttacccaataaataaataaataaatggtttcaaTTTCCATAGTCTCAGTTTCTTGAATTTTGGTTTtgcaattcattattttattaatttttttgcatatattaaaagatatatgtgtatttgatgtgtgtatataaatatataatacaaaaatgtagcattatatatatacacacacacacacacgcgcacacacacacacatatatatatatatatatatatatatatatatatatatagtacatttattattgtgtgtgtgtgtatgtatatatatatatataaggctatatgtgtgtgtgtgttttttttttttttttttttttaaaaatgtgtgtgtgtgtgtgtgtatgaatattgtatatttgttattgtattttttacaaatataatattataatattgtatatcatatacatttattatatattatgcttATATAAGATTGCAGTTGGGAGGACAGCTAAGTAATATAGATAAAATATCTATACTGTGTAAATTTATTAAGACTTCAGGACAAGCAGCAGTTGTGTCTGGTGTTAGACAGAATGATGGTCCATGAAGACGTGTCTGTTTTAGCCATCAGCGAGCCTGGACCGATGACGTAGCGCAGGACGCTCCTCCAATGGTGGAAGAGACAGCAGCACTCACGCGCTATTTAAAGTCCAGCAGCTGAGCTTGAGAATGAAAGTGCCAATTACTAACCCCGAGGAAGAAGACGGTTTATCCTTACCTTTATCGGGAATTTAGCAACACAGATGGCGGCTTCAAACAAGCAGCTGACGTCGTTTTTTATAGAGGACATTTTATCCTTAAAAGAGGGTAAAAACGGTGACTCCTGCGAATCTGAGAGCGACAGAGCCGACAGCACAGACGGACGAACAGGTACTGCACTTTGAAGACCATTTCTGAGAGCACTTCTAGCTTAGTTAAGATTAGGCAGTTGTGTCATGTGCATGCCAAACTAGTAGGCTACGCAGTTAGCTACATATGTGTGTAGGTAGTTTAGGTAAACTGAATTTGTAtgccttacgaaaattaaccatggttttaggATCGTAAAAGTGTAACATAGCTATaaccatgtttatttatttatttggcagattGACTagcatttgtataaccacagatTTACTCGGCTACAAATACCATGATTatactatggttagtgtagcagaACCATGGTTAATTTGGTAATAGCCTAACTACAAGAAccggtttttgtttttctttttgttttgtttttggtggtacagtagtagtggtagtggtagtaaaaccatggttaattttcttaagttagttaaaagtagaCCTGACATTGTATTTGTACTAGCTAGCAGAGATGGTTTAGATGTTCTGAGACCTGTGAAAAGctgcccttacgaaaattaaccatggttttattgtagtaaaagcgTAGTAACCATGTTTTACCATTTACCATGTGTAGGctgtaaccacagttttactaccaATACAATGGCTAAACTAGCGTATAGTTAGTCTAGCAAAACCATAATGGGTGTGTGGTTACCGTGGTTTAActacagtaaccatgttttttggttttatttgtagtaaaaccatggtttatttttgtaagggGTTTAGATGTATTCTGACTCCAGTGTTCCTGTGAGAAACTAAGTTTAAAACCCTAAATGTACCGTACTTACGTTCACAGACTCGGAGGATGTGTCGGTTTGTCGGAGTCCTGAGGATAAATCAGAGTCTTCCGCGGATTTGGCGGGAGGCGGCGGCGGGAAGAAGAAGCGGTCGCGCGCCGCGTTCACGCACCTGCAGGTGCTGGAGCTGGAGAAGAAGTTCAGTCGCCAGCGCTACCTGAGCGCGCCCGAGCGCGCGCACCTCGCGAGCGCGCTGCACCTGACGGAGACGCAGGTGAAGATCTGGTTCCAGAACAGGAGATATAAAACCAAGCGGAGGCAGCTAACGACAGACTTTCAGAAACCCGACGCCACGGCTGTTGCTGCTACAGAGGCGGACTTCTTCAGAGCTTCGCTTTTAGCGACGGTCTATAAATCCTTTTCATACCGGCCTTACGTGTATGACTTACACGGACTGAGTGTGTGGAGACCAGCACTGTGATGATATTAGGGACATTAGCACGGACTTTCTCATATTATTGTGaataatattctttattattatggtgatttttttttttttaagtattgtacagctttgtattttgtgaaataaaatatttttattaaaggtgcatgtgtgtgttgcaTCATGAGCTATAGGCTCCAAGTATTGTGGTCACTCCAATGACATTTTTTCAATCATCCCCACTCCGTCttctctttttatatttaattcatacattttaagaagTCCAGATGTGTTGCTTCCATCGTGGACAGAAAGCCACATATCTTACCTTTATCTTGCATTGATCTCACTTGTGTTAATGTGAACTTGTGAAATGCCTTATCTGGTTAAACAGACTTAGCCTACTTTTGaccttttactttaaaatgactgAGGAACTTAAAAAATATGGATCTAAGTGAACTGTAAGAAAAATAGTGAAACTAGCCTATAGGCCTATGCTATAATTTATTGGCATCCATTTTAGCCATTAAGTTACCAAAActaaaatagttacaaatgtgagtgtttgtgttctCTGCAGTCATCTAGTGTGTTATACTGTGGCTCTaatgtatttgattatttttaattggatttCAGTAAAAGTTTTCACACATACATCATTATTCTTTTAAAACCATAGCACTTCCTAATTCCTAAAAGTTGTCTATTGTTTAACAAGGACTGCGATTATTCTTCAGCCTGAACACTTGCCACGTTCACAAGCCATGCCAGCTGATAAATCAAGAGAAGGATTCTTTTGTAAAACATGTGGGTCCGCTCAACATAGAAGTTTAACATTGCTACAAGAGATATTGATCTCAAGCGCCCCTATCCTTCTTCCATTCAACTTAAGTTGACTTCAGCAGAGCGATAGTTTAACCCACCTATAGACCCTAGGTGGTCTGTTGTCTGAGGGATACAGGTAGGGTTCTCCTGGAAAGATGACATGATTTACCCTGTAAGAGATGTGGTCTAATCAGTGAGTCATGATCGCATAACCTGAATGCTGAACTGATAAATGTGACAGAAATAATAACCGAACCATTTTATGGTTTATACACAAAATCCCCAAACTTCTAGGAATATGGTTTGCAATACTTTTCCTTCAGGAAGCAACTGCCATGTAGGTCATCAATCACCTGTCTTTAAAAAGCTCTCAGGCATAACCAGACCTCTTTAGCTATTTCTACAAAGAAATGTCTCAGTGAGTCTGTGGATTACATGAATAGCAGCAGGAAGTGTTTGTTACAGGGGTGTTAAAATGAGCCATGtataaatatttggtaacacttttctTTAGGGTCCAAATCTTCaatcatgcatattactagcatattggctttttattagtgcttataaagcacatattaatgccttattctgcatattttagatcccttaatctctACCCAATACGTAAACTTGGTTggttggtccctaaactaaagtgtgaccaaatatgTGTCTcctaaacgtaaaaaaaaaacttaggtttggctgaatatttttaaatatgatgccatttaaatgtaaacttaCACACAACCCTACGCAAAAgacaagtatatatttttatatacaatattatattatattatattatattatattatattatattatattatattatattatattatattatattatattatattatattatattctacacacacacacacaaatgtaattattacctctGTATGGCTGTATGGCTATTTAACAGATATTCATgagcatataatataatataatgtaatataatataatatgacagAAATTCTCTGCTTCCCAGTTGAAACGATTCAAACCTGTTTCAGCTATTATCTAAAACTCAAACCTGTCTGGCGAAATCTGACTTTGACATCAAACTCGTTCTGGATTTGGTCCCTTTCTTTCAGTTAAAGCTTGCAGATCCACCCATGCAGGGCATATCCACCCGCATATTTCTATCTCCACAACAATGTCATGCCACTTAATAATAGTAATCTGTGTGGTGacattgttttggtttgtgagatAAGAGCAGCCCTAGATACAGGGTTCTCCTCCATACAGAGCACGGGTTCACCTAATGCCACCCACTTGGCCCGGCTCCAGAGAAACTCTGGAATTTTCAGCGTCTATGCATTTCTGTCTGTTCGTATCAATATCCTCACTTATATGTTCTCTGTTACACCCTAATTTACCCATCAAAGTCTACCTCTGATTCTGTACGCGTAAACACATGGAAATTCGTTGTGATGTCAAGTGAAAACATTTATGGGATTGGCTTCAATGCCATTCTCTTCTTAAATATGTTCAATATGTTAGTCAATTGGCAGAGAGAATGAAATGTGCGCTGTTGTTATTATTGCCAACAGAGTAACAAGCAAATCTTTTTTAAGTcttgaaaaaaagacaaacaattcTGACTGACAGCTAAAGGGACTCTAaagtttactcaaaaattaaatttctatCATTATTAAGTCACCCTTGTATGTTTTTACAAACCTGactttctgtggaatacaaaaggagTCTTCCTGCCTCTGCTTTCCTTATAAGGACATTTCACTGCTTCACACAATCtccaaaaaatttataaaatataaaaaataaaatataaaaataagattacaTATAAAATAGACAAGTGCTTtggcaactgaaaaaaaatacatacatacaaacatgcatgcatacattttaagaataaaataaaaaatcactgatAATCTGCCTGCAGCTCTGAAATCTCAATCATGCTAAATTTGGCATACTAGGTTTTTTACCATTGATCATTGTCTGTGTAGTGTATCTAAATTGGCAGTTAATTTATGTCTGCGAAAAAATTTAATGGGTAATAAGGTTTGAAAGCTGAAAGCTGGAtgggaagattttcagtgaatactGAAATCACACTGAAACTCACACAAAAGTATCATATGACTTTAAAAGTAATACAGATCAGAAGTCATATATTATTAcagctttaaatataattttacagctagaaaagaaaagaaaagaaaagaaaagaaaagaaaagaaaagaaaagaaaagaaaagaaaagaaaagaaaagaaaagcatacagtgtaaataataacagaatttttctGTGAACAACATCCAGCACCACAGTACTTTTACAGGCCTGCGTCATTCGTGTCAAAGATAGCAGTTTTTCTCAGATGAACCTGCTGTCATGCCACAccttaattattcattttgtctACTTGTCAAAATCAATTATGTAAAATGTTCTTCCCCAGTAATTGCCAAAGTACTTGTCTACAGTACATAATTTAT includes the following:
- the LOC109112448 gene encoding homeobox protein Nkx-3.1-like, translated to MAASNKQLTSFFIEDILSLKEGKNGDSCESESDRADSTDGRTDSEDVSVCRSPEDKSESSADLAGGGGGKKKRSRAAFTHLQVLELEKKFSRQRYLSAPERAHLASALHLTETQVKIWFQNRRYKTKRRQLTTDFQKPDATAVAATEADFFRASLLATVYKSFSYRPYVYDLHGLSVWRPAL